A portion of the Poecile atricapillus isolate bPoeAtr1 chromosome 7, bPoeAtr1.hap1, whole genome shotgun sequence genome contains these proteins:
- the LOC131581173 gene encoding mucin-2-like isoform X1, which produces MEGTRRALLHLAAACCLLCALPAEGQKTAEALVSPSPFPSTALTSHQPREASDFSPVITAIPQTSLEKSLTAATLSATGAHATEVDDAFIPTTLMAGSKPERLQASTTARPGDITVTHPEHDNMGLSVNSSTEIPSPTLTASTLEENQTSHEATEPFSTTEEPDDASSATPTPPLNTVPASTNSSQSGLFDGQTLGPTEARSETKPGTSPVGATEESTVGPRTSSAPVSIVRSTSIATASRTVPVTPVVTSSTSASTAAIPTSTPTLAQSLEHRHEKTSVLDVGDDDNSELPNLAGKTRADPLVITVISVFIVMVGILGLVGFLRYRQHNNRMEFRRLQDLPMDDMMEDTPLSLYSY; this is translated from the exons CAGAGGGTCAGAAGACAGCAGAGGCCTTGGTGTCACCATCACCTTTTCCTAGCACAGCTCTAACCTCGCATCAGCCAAGGGAAGCCTCTGACTTCAGTCCAGTGATCACTGCCATTCCTCAGAcaagcctggagaaaagcttgACCGCTGCAACACTCAGTGCCACTGGGGCCCATGCTACAGAGGTGGACGATGCCTTCATCCCCACCACCCTCATGGCAGGCTCCAAGCCAGAGAGACTGCAGGCTTCTACCACTGCCCGTCCTGGGGACATCACAGTTACACACCCTGAGCATGACAACATGGGCTTGTCAGtcaacagcagcactgaaatcccCTCCCCTACCTTGACTGCCAGCACTCTGGAAGAAAACCAGACCAGCCATGAAGCCACAGAGCCTTTCAGCACAACTGAAGAACCGGATGATGCCAGCAGTGCAACCCCCACGCCTCCTCTGAACACTGTGCCTG CATCAACTAACAGCTCTCAGTCAGGGCTTTTTGACGGGCAGACCCTGGGGCCCACAGAAGCAAGGTCTGAAACCAAGCCAGGAACGAGCCCTGTGGGTGCCACAGAGGAGAGCACTGTGGGGCCCAGAACGTCCTCTGCTCCTGTCTCCATTGTACGGAGCACGTCCATCGCTACTGCCTCCAGGACTGTGCCGGTGACACCCGTCGTGACCAGCTCCacctctgccagcacagctgccatCCCCACCAGCACACCTACACTGGCACAGTCATTGGAGCACAGGCATGAGAAGACTTCTGTGTTGGATGTTGGTGATGATGACAACTCAG AGCTACCCAATTTGGCTGGTAAAACAAGGGCTGATCCCTTGGTAATCACTGTGATCTCTGTCTTCATTGTCATGGTGGGCATCCTGGGCTTGGTGGGCTTCCTGCGATACCGCCAGCACAACAACCGCATGGAGTTCCGGCGCCTGCAGGACCTGCCCATG GATGACATGATGGAGGACACCCCTCTCTCCCTCTACAGCTACTAG
- the LOC131581173 gene encoding mucin-2-like isoform X3 — protein sequence MEGTRRALLHLAAACCLLCALPAEGQKTAEALVSPSPFPSTALTSHQPREASDFSPVITAIPQTSLEKSLTAATLSATGAHATEVDDAFIPTTLMAGSKPERLQASTTARPGDITVTHPEHDNMGLSVNSSTEIPSPTLTASTLEENQTSHEATEPFSTTEEPDDASSATPTPPLNTVPASTNSSQSGLFDGQTLGPTEARSETKPGTSPVGATEESTVGPRTSSAPVSIVRSTSIATASRTVPVTPVVTSSTSASTAAIPTSTPTLAQSLEHRHEKTSVLDVGDDDNSELPNLAGKTRADPLVITVISVFIVMVGILGLVGFLRYRQHNNRMEFRRLQDLPMVPLLPSKV from the exons CAGAGGGTCAGAAGACAGCAGAGGCCTTGGTGTCACCATCACCTTTTCCTAGCACAGCTCTAACCTCGCATCAGCCAAGGGAAGCCTCTGACTTCAGTCCAGTGATCACTGCCATTCCTCAGAcaagcctggagaaaagcttgACCGCTGCAACACTCAGTGCCACTGGGGCCCATGCTACAGAGGTGGACGATGCCTTCATCCCCACCACCCTCATGGCAGGCTCCAAGCCAGAGAGACTGCAGGCTTCTACCACTGCCCGTCCTGGGGACATCACAGTTACACACCCTGAGCATGACAACATGGGCTTGTCAGtcaacagcagcactgaaatcccCTCCCCTACCTTGACTGCCAGCACTCTGGAAGAAAACCAGACCAGCCATGAAGCCACAGAGCCTTTCAGCACAACTGAAGAACCGGATGATGCCAGCAGTGCAACCCCCACGCCTCCTCTGAACACTGTGCCTG CATCAACTAACAGCTCTCAGTCAGGGCTTTTTGACGGGCAGACCCTGGGGCCCACAGAAGCAAGGTCTGAAACCAAGCCAGGAACGAGCCCTGTGGGTGCCACAGAGGAGAGCACTGTGGGGCCCAGAACGTCCTCTGCTCCTGTCTCCATTGTACGGAGCACGTCCATCGCTACTGCCTCCAGGACTGTGCCGGTGACACCCGTCGTGACCAGCTCCacctctgccagcacagctgccatCCCCACCAGCACACCTACACTGGCACAGTCATTGGAGCACAGGCATGAGAAGACTTCTGTGTTGGATGTTGGTGATGATGACAACTCAG AGCTACCCAATTTGGCTGGTAAAACAAGGGCTGATCCCTTGGTAATCACTGTGATCTCTGTCTTCATTGTCATGGTGGGCATCCTGGGCTTGGTGGGCTTCCTGCGATACCGCCAGCACAACAACCGCATGGAGTTCCGGCGCCTGCAGGACCTGCCCATG GTCCCTCTCCTTCCATCCAAGGTTTGA
- the LOC131581173 gene encoding uncharacterized protein LOC131581173 isoform X2: protein MEGTRRALLHLAAACCLLCALPEGQKTAEALVSPSPFPSTALTSHQPREASDFSPVITAIPQTSLEKSLTAATLSATGAHATEVDDAFIPTTLMAGSKPERLQASTTARPGDITVTHPEHDNMGLSVNSSTEIPSPTLTASTLEENQTSHEATEPFSTTEEPDDASSATPTPPLNTVPASTNSSQSGLFDGQTLGPTEARSETKPGTSPVGATEESTVGPRTSSAPVSIVRSTSIATASRTVPVTPVVTSSTSASTAAIPTSTPTLAQSLEHRHEKTSVLDVGDDDNSELPNLAGKTRADPLVITVISVFIVMVGILGLVGFLRYRQHNNRMEFRRLQDLPMDDMMEDTPLSLYSY from the exons AGGGTCAGAAGACAGCAGAGGCCTTGGTGTCACCATCACCTTTTCCTAGCACAGCTCTAACCTCGCATCAGCCAAGGGAAGCCTCTGACTTCAGTCCAGTGATCACTGCCATTCCTCAGAcaagcctggagaaaagcttgACCGCTGCAACACTCAGTGCCACTGGGGCCCATGCTACAGAGGTGGACGATGCCTTCATCCCCACCACCCTCATGGCAGGCTCCAAGCCAGAGAGACTGCAGGCTTCTACCACTGCCCGTCCTGGGGACATCACAGTTACACACCCTGAGCATGACAACATGGGCTTGTCAGtcaacagcagcactgaaatcccCTCCCCTACCTTGACTGCCAGCACTCTGGAAGAAAACCAGACCAGCCATGAAGCCACAGAGCCTTTCAGCACAACTGAAGAACCGGATGATGCCAGCAGTGCAACCCCCACGCCTCCTCTGAACACTGTGCCTG CATCAACTAACAGCTCTCAGTCAGGGCTTTTTGACGGGCAGACCCTGGGGCCCACAGAAGCAAGGTCTGAAACCAAGCCAGGAACGAGCCCTGTGGGTGCCACAGAGGAGAGCACTGTGGGGCCCAGAACGTCCTCTGCTCCTGTCTCCATTGTACGGAGCACGTCCATCGCTACTGCCTCCAGGACTGTGCCGGTGACACCCGTCGTGACCAGCTCCacctctgccagcacagctgccatCCCCACCAGCACACCTACACTGGCACAGTCATTGGAGCACAGGCATGAGAAGACTTCTGTGTTGGATGTTGGTGATGATGACAACTCAG AGCTACCCAATTTGGCTGGTAAAACAAGGGCTGATCCCTTGGTAATCACTGTGATCTCTGTCTTCATTGTCATGGTGGGCATCCTGGGCTTGGTGGGCTTCCTGCGATACCGCCAGCACAACAACCGCATGGAGTTCCGGCGCCTGCAGGACCTGCCCATG GATGACATGATGGAGGACACCCCTCTCTCCCTCTACAGCTACTAG